In Chryseobacterium lactis, a single genomic region encodes these proteins:
- a CDS encoding LysE family translocator has protein sequence MIPFHELLFFILAALVLVMSPGPNMIYLISKSITQGKKSGFISLAGVVCGFLFHIVMVSFGLTAVLLAVPFAYGILKTIGTVYLLYLAYQAIKPKSKNIFEVDKSSPHDGPKKLFTVGFLTNVLNPKVAVFYLSFFPQFIKPQYGSVLTQSLELGVVQVLVSFSVNFIIVLTAAKVAVFFSNNPVWIKVQKWFMASVLTYLAIKMAFSKAK, from the coding sequence ATGATTCCATTTCACGAGCTTCTGTTTTTCATTCTGGCAGCACTTGTTTTAGTGATGAGCCCGGGACCGAATATGATTTATTTAATTTCAAAATCAATTACCCAGGGGAAAAAATCGGGATTTATTTCTCTGGCGGGAGTGGTATGTGGCTTTTTATTTCACATCGTCATGGTATCATTTGGGCTCACTGCAGTGTTATTAGCCGTACCATTTGCTTATGGTATTTTAAAAACAATAGGTACTGTTTACCTCTTGTATCTGGCTTATCAGGCCATCAAACCGAAAAGTAAAAATATTTTTGAAGTTGATAAATCCAGTCCGCATGATGGTCCTAAAAAACTTTTTACTGTTGGTTTTTTAACGAATGTTCTCAATCCCAAAGTTGCCGTATTCTACTTATCATTCTTTCCTCAATTTATAAAGCCTCAATATGGTTCAGTATTGACTCAAAGTCTGGAACTTGGGGTTGTACAGGTTCTGGTAAGTTTTAGTGTCAACTTTATAATTGTCCTCACCGCCGCAAAAGTGGCCGTATTTTTTTCGAACAATCCTGTCTGGATAAAAGTGCAGAAGTGGTTTATGGCAAGTGTACTTACCTATCTGGCTATAAAAATGGCTTTTTCAAAGGCAAAATAA
- a CDS encoding helix-turn-helix domain-containing protein: MKKAIPTYDLSSISEHRFHVKRMDLRTLDSEEILMDKGIHRDSHYIFTCMESGHVKMMVDFNMIEAQQSTVFCVLPGQVHQGLLMKDVNGWFVAVKSDLIPEVVRSVFEESLEGIRPVTIDKDWVDKINNIAALLHAAYMDETLASKEGFLVTQSLLHTFVGMFAVLYSRENNSQTTHESRSLQLTRAFRIKVRKEYKTMKSPSEYAEILNVSRGYLTEVVRAVTGKPAQYWIHQEILIEAKRLLAFTHLTVKEIAYELGYNDHTYFSRLFSKLEDESPTEFRNQNKNKGN, translated from the coding sequence ATGAAGAAGGCCATTCCTACCTACGATTTAAGTAGCATTTCCGAACATCGTTTTCATGTCAAAAGGATGGATCTGCGTACCCTGGATTCAGAGGAGATTCTTATGGATAAAGGGATACACCGTGACAGTCACTATATTTTTACCTGTATGGAAAGCGGACATGTAAAAATGATGGTGGATTTCAATATGATTGAAGCACAACAATCTACTGTTTTCTGTGTATTGCCCGGTCAGGTACATCAGGGACTTCTGATGAAAGATGTCAACGGATGGTTTGTAGCGGTGAAATCGGATCTCATTCCCGAGGTTGTACGTTCTGTTTTTGAAGAATCACTGGAAGGAATCCGTCCCGTCACGATTGACAAAGATTGGGTTGATAAGATCAACAATATTGCTGCACTACTCCATGCCGCCTATATGGATGAAACGCTCGCTTCAAAAGAAGGTTTTTTGGTTACTCAGTCTTTACTTCACACTTTTGTAGGGATGTTTGCTGTCCTCTATTCCCGTGAAAACAATTCTCAAACTACCCATGAAAGCCGTTCTTTACAGTTGACAAGAGCATTCAGAATCAAGGTAAGAAAAGAGTACAAAACCATGAAAAGTCCATCAGAATATGCTGAAATATTAAATGTTTCAAGAGGATATCTGACAGAAGTAGTCCGTGCAGTAACAGGAAAGCCTGCCCAATATTGGATTCATCAGGAAATTTTAATTGAAGCAAAAAGACTGCTTGCCTTTACCCACCTTACCGTAAAGGAAATTGCGTATGAACTGGGCTATAATGATCACACGTATTTCAGTCGTTTGTTTTCAAAGCTAGAAGATGAGTCTCCTACCGAATTCAGAAATCAGAATAAAAACAAGGGAAATTA
- a CDS encoding helix-turn-helix domain-containing protein → MKKNIPSHHNQLENSTVRLMPLSVFHEKQAEVHRDDHYMFILQQKGDFVVEVDFNTLELKEAALCFIGPGQVHQYIHQKNNKGWFLFAEASIISEYYRETLDMYQWIRQSVIVSEDDFIFDLPPVLEKIEQDKNLPGTSVEISLVESIIGIIISRIMQQQIPEKQNNSQKYLITRQFKKFITENFKTHKQVQQYAQLLTITPLYLNEAVKEVTGYPASFWIQQKIVLEACRLLSYTAMDVKQIAFELGYDDPIYFSRFYKKVTGMTALQFRLKNHNLSHHHH, encoded by the coding sequence ATGAAAAAAAATATCCCTTCTCACCACAACCAGTTGGAAAATTCTACTGTCCGGCTAATGCCTTTATCTGTTTTTCATGAGAAGCAGGCAGAAGTTCATCGGGATGATCATTATATGTTTATTCTTCAACAGAAAGGAGATTTTGTAGTGGAAGTAGATTTCAATACTCTGGAATTAAAAGAAGCGGCTTTGTGTTTTATTGGTCCGGGACAGGTTCATCAGTACATTCACCAAAAAAATAACAAAGGTTGGTTTCTATTTGCGGAGGCAAGTATTATTTCTGAGTATTATCGGGAAACATTGGATATGTATCAGTGGATCAGGCAGTCAGTTATTGTTTCCGAAGATGATTTTATCTTTGATCTGCCTCCGGTGCTTGAAAAAATAGAACAAGATAAGAATCTGCCCGGTACTTCCGTTGAAATTTCATTAGTTGAATCTATTATCGGGATTATTATTTCAAGGATTATGCAGCAACAGATTCCGGAGAAGCAAAACAACAGTCAAAAATACCTGATTACAAGACAATTTAAGAAATTTATTACTGAAAATTTTAAAACACATAAACAAGTTCAGCAATACGCGCAACTTCTTACCATCACTCCACTTTACCTGAATGAAGCAGTAAAAGAAGTGACAGGATATCCGGCCAGTTTCTGGATACAGCAAAAAATTGTACTGGAAGCTTGTCGTCTGCTATCTTATACTGCTATGGATGTAAAACAGATTGCTTTTGAACTGGGATATGACGACCCTATTTATTTCTCTCGTTTTTATAAAAAGGTGACAGGAATGACCGCTTTACAATTTCGGTTAAAAAACCATAATTTGTCTCATCATCACCATTAA
- a CDS encoding DUF3592 domain-containing protein encodes MNIIKKKIMWQYYLMLGAGLILFILALFSFKNTLSFLKTAEKVTGTVTSLREVDSDGLVYFPVFTYRAKNNIEYTYGLAEGSNPPGWSVGDTETIIYDPEDPARASLYTYFRIFAWPLIFVSVALPLLVIGGGYFIAEHYLK; translated from the coding sequence ATGAACATCATTAAAAAGAAAATTATGTGGCAATATTATCTCATGTTGGGTGCAGGATTAATTCTGTTTATTCTTGCCCTTTTCAGTTTTAAAAATACCCTTTCATTTCTGAAGACTGCTGAAAAAGTGACGGGAACGGTCACCTCTCTACGGGAAGTAGACTCAGATGGTTTGGTGTACTTTCCGGTCTTTACGTATCGGGCTAAAAATAATATTGAATATACCTACGGACTGGCTGAGGGAAGTAATCCGCCGGGTTGGTCCGTGGGAGATACAGAGACGATTATATATGACCCTGAAGATCCTGCCAGAGCAAGTTTGTACACTTATTTCAGAATTTTTGCATGGCCTCTCATATTTGTTTCTGTAGCCTTACCGTTACTGGTGATCGGTGGAGGGTATTTTATTGCAGAACATTATTTAAAATAG
- a CDS encoding FAD-dependent oxidoreductase, producing the protein MTQKYKNKRIAIIGAGLGGLCLAQSLKKKGIDCEIFEKDPAVNTRSQGYRIRVNEPGRKALQECLPSNLYRLFLDTCAASCSGMHVLTSSLESSQNELVESWSDGVKEMPDLKPNRLTLREILLQGLQKNIYFGKELTHWKKSENGEIELSFADGSISVADLVVAADGVNSKIGRDYCKDQKVNTGTITIYGRTFYSSKTVEEISTELQKGTSVIVDNRFSLIVDSMVFDFSKKNKAWETLSPINNYFYWAFIGNPEAFGWPAADFYPYSTDEIFHCINQLTDQWHPKLKALFDQADKTSLSATPIRSSLPKEKWEPGNITALGDAVHTMSPAGGVGANTAFIDAALLSKNIHEALVSNSDISVALSHYEDQMLIYSNQAVEMSLQGGKILHGTS; encoded by the coding sequence ATGACACAAAAATATAAAAACAAGCGTATCGCTATTATCGGAGCAGGACTGGGCGGTCTTTGCCTTGCACAGAGCCTTAAAAAAAAAGGAATTGACTGTGAAATCTTTGAAAAGGATCCTGCTGTAAATACCCGTTCACAAGGATATAGAATCAGAGTCAACGAGCCGGGCAGAAAAGCTTTACAAGAATGTCTTCCCTCCAATTTATACAGACTTTTTCTCGATACATGCGCAGCAAGCTGCAGTGGTATGCATGTGCTTACCTCCTCTCTTGAATCCTCACAAAACGAACTTGTAGAATCCTGGAGCGATGGAGTAAAAGAAATGCCGGATCTGAAACCTAACCGTCTGACCTTACGTGAAATTTTACTACAGGGACTCCAAAAAAATATTTATTTTGGAAAAGAACTGACCCATTGGAAAAAATCTGAAAATGGTGAAATAGAACTTTCATTTGCAGACGGCAGCATCTCTGTTGCAGATCTTGTAGTGGCAGCAGATGGTGTAAACTCCAAAATCGGAAGAGATTATTGTAAAGATCAAAAAGTGAATACCGGTACTATTACGATTTACGGCAGGACTTTCTATTCATCGAAAACGGTAGAAGAAATATCTACAGAACTTCAAAAAGGAACTTCTGTCATTGTTGACAACCGGTTTTCATTGATTGTAGATTCTATGGTATTTGACTTTTCGAAGAAGAATAAAGCATGGGAAACTTTAAGTCCTATAAATAATTATTTCTATTGGGCATTTATAGGGAATCCTGAAGCTTTTGGGTGGCCGGCAGCAGATTTCTATCCTTATTCGACCGATGAAATTTTTCATTGCATCAATCAGCTCACTGATCAGTGGCACCCTAAGCTAAAAGCCCTGTTTGACCAAGCAGACAAAACTTCGTTATCAGCTACCCCAATCAGGTCTTCTTTGCCGAAAGAAAAATGGGAGCCGGGAAATATTACGGCTTTAGGTGACGCGGTTCATACAATGAGTCCTGCCGGAGGTGTAGGCGCCAATACGGCCTTCATCGATGCAGCATTATTATCGAAAAATATTCATGAAGCCTTGGTTAGTAATTCTGATATTTCAGTGGCGCTTTCCCATTATGAAGACCAGATGCTGATATACAGTAATCAGGCTGTTGAAATGTCTTTACAGGGCGGAAAAATACTGCATGGAACCTCATAA